One window of Pocillopora verrucosa isolate sample1 chromosome 9, ASM3666991v2, whole genome shotgun sequence genomic DNA carries:
- the LOC131769506 gene encoding uncharacterized protein isoform X1 has product MFLLLNWSRSLLSTAFFLITIQYQNPKANCAVARSKEHRCSISGKNTCVWKDHEGNIYNLSSLKDESDFIVKGVKYKNFTYSYHPCRWLRLNGACNRSSKAALCKWVPYLSDLNDFSNEALGKGKPECYFNPLRLEYSPEERFVGLKTTVRLFCNKNRTKGKLRVKKEDANWIFSLGHRCACKNVCALNKEEKVPSTTPTRPSNTDMDLTVVIACAGTVTFLALLSHCFRGRGNNDNNEQRPLLNNGLDRPRIEVINNMIK; this is encoded by the exons atgtttttgttgttgaattgGTCCAGGAGTCTTCTGAGCACTGCGTTTTTTCTTATTACTATTCAATATCAAAATCCTAAAGCAAACTGCGCCGTGGCACGGTCCAAAGAGCATAGGTGCTCTATATCAGGCAAGAATACCTGCGTTTGGAAAGATCACGAAGGAAATATATATAATCTCAGTTCACTGAAAGatgaaag CGACTTCATTGTAAAAGGTGTAAAGTACAAAAATTTTACGTACAGCTATCACCCGTGCAGGTGGCTCAGATTGAATGGTGCCTGTAATCGGTCATCGAAAGCAGCC ctttgTAAATGGGTTCCCTATCTGAGTGATCTGAATGATTTCTCTAACGAAGCACTTGGAAAGGGAAAACCAGAGTGTTATTTTAATCCTTTACGTTTGGAGTACTCTCCAGAAGAACG TTTCGTGGGTCTTAAAACAACCGTTAGACTATTCTGCAACAAAAACAGAACTAAGGGAAAGCTTAGAGTTAAAAAAGAAGATGCTAATTGG ATCTTTTCTTTGGGTCACAGATGCGCATGTAAGAATGTTTGTGCCCTTAATAAAGAGGAAAAAGTTCCATCTACAACTCCAACTA GACCATCGAACACGGATATGGATCTTACTGTAGTGATTGCTTGTGCTGGGACCGTTACTTTTCTTGCCCTCCTATCTCATTGCTTTAGAGGAAGAGGTAATAACGACAACAATGAACAACGGCCCCTGCTGAATAACGGACTGGATCGGCCAAGAATTGAAGTAATAAACAATATGATAAAGTGA
- the LOC131769506 gene encoding uncharacterized protein isoform X2: MMFALRDVDFFRFNIKSLLTKSDFIVKGVKYKNFTYSYHPCRWLRLNGACNRSSKAALCKWVPYLSDLNDFSNEALGKGKPECYFNPLRLEYSPEERFVGLKTTVRLFCNKNRTKGKLRVKKEDANWIFSLGHRCACKNVCALNKEEKVPSTTPTRPSNTDMDLTVVIACAGTVTFLALLSHCFRGRGNNDNNEQRPLLNNGLDRPRIEVINNMIK; the protein is encoded by the exons ATGATGTTTGCGCTTCGTGACGTCGATTTCTTTCGCTTTAACATCAAAAGTTTGCTTACAAAAAG CGACTTCATTGTAAAAGGTGTAAAGTACAAAAATTTTACGTACAGCTATCACCCGTGCAGGTGGCTCAGATTGAATGGTGCCTGTAATCGGTCATCGAAAGCAGCC ctttgTAAATGGGTTCCCTATCTGAGTGATCTGAATGATTTCTCTAACGAAGCACTTGGAAAGGGAAAACCAGAGTGTTATTTTAATCCTTTACGTTTGGAGTACTCTCCAGAAGAACG TTTCGTGGGTCTTAAAACAACCGTTAGACTATTCTGCAACAAAAACAGAACTAAGGGAAAGCTTAGAGTTAAAAAAGAAGATGCTAATTGG ATCTTTTCTTTGGGTCACAGATGCGCATGTAAGAATGTTTGTGCCCTTAATAAAGAGGAAAAAGTTCCATCTACAACTCCAACTA GACCATCGAACACGGATATGGATCTTACTGTAGTGATTGCTTGTGCTGGGACCGTTACTTTTCTTGCCCTCCTATCTCATTGCTTTAGAGGAAGAGGTAATAACGACAACAATGAACAACGGCCCCTGCTGAATAACGGACTGGATCGGCCAAGAATTGAAGTAATAAACAATATGATAAAGTGA
- the LOC131769519 gene encoding uncharacterized protein encodes MKIKQLLGLILLWCIDECYGQGITIVNNCTCKTFDGGIYSLMPLRRTDGKPRFLIAGKKYPGWRYTYNPCTPVNVGEHDPDADPHKICRDVAICKYAEIEKPREYFEVGLQKDIMCDINQEGQIELVYKTNDPSIDNPHSRVVFLCDESATEPDFETVDEDNYIFSIKHYCACRNRCPALYKSTSVSSSGSMGAEVQLKTSTTDHKNGTGTTLAVMGVAIGAIAAALIGVVVWRKFQARGESQEAQQLMDSCEI; translated from the exons ATGAAGATCAAACAATTGTTAGGACTCATACTATTATGGTGCATCGATGAGTGTTACGGCCAAGGTATCACTATAGTCAACAACTGCACTTGTAAGACATTCGATGGAGGAATCTACAGCTTGATGCCGCTGCGTAGAACAGACGGAAAACCAAG gtttttgaTTGCTGGCAAGAAATATCCTGGTTGGCGATACACGTACAATCCTTGTACGCCTGTAAATGTGGGAGAACATGATCCTGATGCCGATCCTCACAAAATATGTCGAGATGTTGCT ATTTGCAAATACGCCGAGATTGAAAAACCGCGCGAGTACTTTGAGGTTGGTTTGCAAAAAGACATCATGTGTGACATAAACCAAGAAGGACAGATAGAGCTGGTGTATAAGACCAA CGATCCTAGTATCGACAATCCACATTCCAGAGTGGTGTTCCTGTGCGATGAGTCAGCTACAGAGCCAGATTTTGAAACCGTGGATGAAGACAACTAT ATTTTTTCCATTAAACATTACTGCGCCTGTCGAAACCGCTGCCCGGCTTTGTATAAGTCAACATCGGTTTCTTCTTCTGGCTCAATGGGAGCAGAAGTTCAGTTGAAGACTTCCACAACAGATCATAAGAACG GGACAGGAACCACCTTGGCCGTGATGGGAGTTGCGATAGGAGCGATTGCCGCAGCTTTAATCGGAGTAGTTGTGTGGCGAAAATTTCAAGCCCGCGGGGAAAGTCAAGAAGCACAGCAACTTATGGATTCTTGTGAAATTTAG
- the LOC131775402 gene encoding uncharacterized protein: protein MENKCLLGLIFLSCINRCIAQSIQTINNCTCRTSDGNFYSLWPFRGTEKPRFDVPGKKYPGWRYAYNPCTSMTFGQDDPHPGKICHDIGICKYPKIEKPRDYLQVGVQTGVRCEINEGQIRLSYKTDDHSIDPPRSTVQLICDQTISFPVFEPKDEDRYIFSIKTKCACPNQCWPVITTTTGSTKVIPTTTGSTKIIPTTKGPTKVIPTSTSNSTEHSPEDSKSFNWELCILLPGLAGFFAIMLCSLCLWRHFAAVREALRCRCCHHFEECEPLIVHKNDLGKTEKTYRIKNKQGDKAVEHEDFGGKDKMVEPVQEQDVGDKSQTVGKNNVLSLIL from the exons ATGGAGAACAAGTGCCTATTAGGATTGATTTTTCTGTCGTGCATTAATAGATGCATTGCCCAGAGCATTCAAACAATCAACAACTGCACGTGTCGGACATCTGATGGTAACTTTTATAGTCTGTGGCCCTTCAGAGGAACAGAAAAACCGCG CTTTGATGTTCCTGGAAAGAAGTACCCTGGTTGGAGGTATGCTTATAATCCTTGTACCTCTATGACATTTGGACAAGATGATCCACACCCTGGAAAGATATGTCATGATATCGGA atATGTAAATATCCTAAAATAGAAAAACCGCGTGATTACCTACAAGTTGGTGTGCAGACGGGGGTCAGATGTGAAATAAACGAAGGACAAATTCGGCTGTCGTATAAAACAGA CGATCACTCTATCGACCCTCCAAGATCAACGGTACAGCTTATTTGTGACCAGACTATTTCATTCCCGGTTTTTGAACCCAAGGATGAAGATAGATAT ATATTCAGTATAAAAACCAAGTGCGCATGTCCAAATCAGTGTTGGCCGGTAATAACGACGACAACAGGCTCAACGAAGGTAATACCGACGACAACAGGCTCAACGAAGATAATACCGACGACAAAAGGCCCCACGAAGGTAATACCGACGTCAACTTCAAATTCAACCGAACACAGTCCTGAAG attCAAAGTCGTTTAATTGGGAGCTGTGCATTTTGCTACCGGGTCTTGCAGGATTTTTCGCCATCATGCTTTGTTCTCTATGCCTGTGGCGGCATTTTGCTGCTGTTAGAGAGGCATTGAGGTGCCGATGCTGCCATCATTTTGAAGAGTGTGAACCGTTAATAGTACACAAAAACGATCTTGGAAAAACAGAGAAAACCTATCgtatcaaaaacaaacaaggagATAAGGCTGTTGAACACGAGGATTTTGGAGGAAAAGACAAAATGGTCGAGCCAGTTCAAGAGCAAGACGTGGGAGACAAGTCTCAAACTGTTGGGAAAAATAACGTTTTATCATTAATCCTGTAA